AACATCCCCAGATAAATGAGAGACCCCACACAGAAATACAACTCAAAAGGGGAGACATATGCTCCCTGAGTGAAGACAAGCAAAATGTAAAGCTGAGATTAAAAGGTTATGTGGGgatgcgaatcaaaaccacaacgagctaccacttcacacctaccaGAATGgccattttatacacacacacacacacacacacacacacacacacagccatgtGTGGCTTAATGACAGGATATGTCCTGAGAAATACATCATCAGGCAATTtggtcattgtgcaaacatcagggtgaacttacacaaacctagatggtacagcctactacacatctaAGCTATAAGGTAcggcctgttgctcctaggctacaaacctgcacagcatgttactgtactcaaCACTGTAGGACGCTGTAACACAATGGTGTTCTGTAAACCAAAGAGACATCTAAATCTATAAGACAACATAGTCACGGATTTTTTTTGCAGCCACAGCTGCAATTTTAACCCCAGTGTGTGATAACCGTGGAGCGCTCACAGAACGAGGCCAGCACATCTCCACCTTCTGGGAAAAACCAAGAGCCATGGTCTCGAAAGAAATTATGAACCTCTTACTGACCAGGTTTGCTACTGATTGTATTAAAAACACTAGCTTTTAATAAGACTCCTGTGTTCACAGATCCCAGTAAATTGTGCATTGCTTGTCTGTTTTAAAGGTCAGCATTGAAGAGCCAGCCAGAGTGAGAAGGCAGAGTCTTTAAGGGCCCTGGCCCGTTTGAGAATCAGAATCAGGTGATGAGCATTACACTTCTAGATAACAGCCTTTACTGCATCATCTTGCAGGCCCTTCCATCTTCAAGAGTTAAATATGCTTAAAATTAGAACCATTACAAAAATCCAGGCTTAAAACTTCCATTTGGTACTGGGCAAAAAGCCtggcaattaaaaataacttgttatCTTTGAAACTGGAAAGATGCCTACAAGCACTGCTCACAGCAACCTAAGGTTAAGTCATCTTAACATTAACTCATTTATGAAGAAACACCATGGATCGCGGAGCCTAACCATGAAACCCTGGAAGCAGTTTTCACTTTGCTCTGACAATCTACTTCCTTCCAATTCATCAGCAGAAACATAGCAAATACAGCAAGTTTATTTTCAAACTCTaaacagtaaaaaacaaacaaacaaaaaaaaccacaaaaaaaaaactcaacagaaaTACACTTCAAGAGATAAATTACACTCAACAAAAGCTACAGTTCTAAATGAAGTTCAGCTTTatgacaatatttttataattcttggACACCATAAAGGAGTCCAATTTCCACCACCACGATGCTCTGTCCTCAGAGAAGAGCAGATCCCAGTTGCCTCTCTCTGGAGGGCTTTGAATGCCTCTCTGATCAGTCAACAGGACCCTTGAATGAGCACTTACTCATTGTGCCAGTAATCTTTTCAGAGGACAGCAGTGGCAGCAGGTAGTACATACTTACTAGTCTTATAGcgtgcatttaaaaatgaaattgaagccTACTAGAACCAATACAATTCAAATACATCTTGGAAAGTATTATGCAGAAATGGTTTTAATAACAGCTGCAAGAACGTATAAAACCACTAAGAATGCATCATAGGGATCAagggttttcaaagtgtggtcccaaaAGCAGCAGCATCACCACCAAGAAACGTGCTAttaatggaaatgcaaattcttgggccccagacctcctgaatcagtACCATTGCAGGTAGGACCCAGCAATTTCTGTTTTAACAAGCCTCAAGGCAATTCTGATACACACTACATACAGTTAGAGAATCATTATTTAGAGAAATGGAATGATGGAATTGCCTGAAAATAGAGTTTTGGGTAAAAGTTATAATTTCTGTAAGAAatataataacttaaaaatacagaaaggaacTATTCTAACTATTTTATTTCCTGGCCAAaaacttttcatatatttttaaaaagagaaatgaaacatccAGTGACTTTTAGTATGGCCAATATGTGCATTAAATTATCCTTAGCAAGACAATTTTTCTCTATTGGAAAAAAAGTACTGTATGACAAAAAATATTAGTATCTAATACTATTGCAAGACATAATAAATACATGATCTCTTTGGGATCTAAAATCTTACAGAGGAAAATGGCCACCCAGACTTGTGGCTGATGCTATCCAGCAAGTCACCCAGGCCAGCTCTGCACCTTTTCCAACCATATCCTAGTTGTGATCTGTCACTTTCTGAACAACCTTTACAAGGATGGGAGATGcagcaattaagaaaataaaatattgacaacTTGTACAGTTTACCAGAAACCCAGTAAAGGGTTACTGTTCATTTTAAGTACAGCTTTCCAGCCACATCCATAGAATCAATGTGgacaaaatgtaatataaaaggaTTTATGATGGACACACATAGGGTGAGTAGGATATCTGAGTTTTCTGGATTTAAGCGGGTATGGCTCACAGGTGAAGGTATGATAACGAAATATGGAGAATAGGCAACAACAATGCATCACCTTTAGCTGCTAAGGATAAATGACAATTGCAGATGAGAGAGGAGagcaagggaggaggaagaaatggaaggaCAAGCAGTAGGTACTGAAGTTCAGGACAGGAAAGAGGGTCCAACAGCTTCATTCGCTTGTTGGTTCACTGATTCATCTAACATATCCAACAGAAACTTCTGAAATACCCAGCACTTACTGATAGTGGATAGCGTAGGATGTGGCAATGTTTGTCTTCCCTGAAATACGCACCTCTCAATATTGTCAAGCAAGGGCCTAGCTCATTTACACTGCAATCACTCAGGATATTTTATTGAAGatccattccaaaaaaaaaacagctgtgcTTATCCAGAAGCCAGGCCTCATGTGGTAACCTTAATTAAAGGCCCAGGCCCAAAGAttgcaagaaaaaaggaaattaaatgaagATGCCTGCCTCTGAGTCCTGCAGGGAGGCTGAACCCCTCAGAAACCTTACCATCCTGGCATGCTGCAAAGGAATTATGTCAGATCATGAACCTAAGGGCTCTTGGTGGCCTGGTAGTGGCTGTGAAAGCCAGCTCTAACCTGAGAAATGCCAAAACGAGCAGGAAAACACATGGGGATGGGGGGAGGCAGTggatggtgggaaaaaaaaacaagcaaaggacTTGTCCACTTGTCCACGAGGACAGGTTCCCGGCAGTCACAGATGACAGCTGAGAACACCTTGGTTATGAACAGGAAATGCAGCCAACCTGGCATGGTTCTGCTGTCAGGAGAAAAGAAGCCACACACCTCAGGGCTCCTGTAGAATCCCTGTGGAACAAGGAATGCACACTAACAGCTGAAAATGGCCCATGTCACGGCATCCATCAGGACAAGCTGCCCCGTACAGCATCAGGCCACGTGGAGCCTCAGACCAAGACGGTGCTGCTATGTGTGCAGAGCCGATGCAAGTCCCAGTAAAGCTCTTTCCACCCTATATTCCTAGAATCATATATGTTGTTCCTTGACTTCTAAGTTAGGAGAGAATGCAAAAAACCCTGAAAGGCCTCCATTAAAAAACTGTTAAAaggaaatacaaacaattagtGCTTTAGTTCTTTAGAAAAAGTTAGCTAATTCTCTACCAATACAAGACAACTGACACAGTGGGGTGCAGAGTTCTGAGATGAAACCCAGACAATGCATGCATCCCTCCTTATCCAAAGGGATCTAGTCCCTGAATTCAGACAGCAATGACCACCTGTGCATGTTCCACAGAAAAGCCATAGGTCCTCCCTAAGGCCAGCAATCCCGGAGAACACCTTTTTCATCTACCCTCTAAAGTCTTTCCTCTTTTCCCCAAATCTTAGGCAGAAAGAATAATGACTGGCACCAATGTCTCCACACTGCAGGACTTCCTTCTGAGAAGTCTCCTcaaactcaaaatattttaagctaaGATCATATTTTGTTCATTATACTTAGCCCTTAAGGACTCTGGACCAAGCACTTAATATTGTAATTGGTTTTCCAGCGCTTTCTCTAAGTTTCTGCTCGACTGCGTTGAAAGCGCTGCTGTCCTTAATTTGCTTAAGGCTTCAAACACGATCTAAAGGAAGTGGTGCACAGAGCTCTCGTCATGTGAGAACAATTCAATGTGATGTCTTGCCAAGAATGATAAACTCTGGTGACTTGATAAGAAAATCTCAGAGTTCAGATTTCACATGAAGTTAGCTTTCAGGCTGGCATTCCCGTCCAAGCACATCTAAGGCTCCGCAAAATTGATGACACCATAAAGGAGTCCAGTTTCCACCACCACGATGCTCCGTCCTCAAAGAGGAGCAGATCCCAGTTGCCTCTCTCTGGAGGGCTTTGAATGCCTCTCTGATCAGTCAACAGGACCCTTGAATGAGCACTTACTCATTGTGCTAGTAATCTTTTCAGAGGACAGCAGTGGCAGCAGGTAGTACATAGTTACTAGTCTTATAGcgtgcatttaaaaatgaaattgaagccTACTAGAACCAATACAATTCAAATACACCAAACTCTATCTCCTAAATGCTTGTTTTGGAAGTCTCTCGATTGTAGGTGTATTCGGAAAGACATTTACAAAACTGGTCGAGTATTTCCTTCACACACGAAAAGCCTGCCTTCTGGGATGCAGGCTCCACCTCATGCCCGAAACTCACCGCCCCCAGCCTGCCCACCTCTGGAACTGGGTCTGCTGCCCCAGTCGAGTGGCCTCATATCTCCGACTCACTGCACACAAACAAAACTCATCTCTCCCAAGAACCCCTGTTTTCAATTCATCTCGTAAGTGCTTTAAAAGCTTTTGAGAAATGAACTCAGTGGCGCTGCCTGCCGTGGCAATGACCTTGGGATTACATGGTTTACAaagagcaagcaagcaaacaacaaaagGCGGTGTCAGAAACCAGCCACCAGTCTTGCAAAGATTGCTTTTACTGGGACGCAGACCGAGTAGAAACAAAGTAAATCACTCGGGCCTTCTACGTACACAGAATGGCAAccaggaaagaaaatgatgtttgaGCCTGTAAAATACAAGAGGGGGAATCTTGGGAGAGAAGCAGAACCACCTTTGTGggctaaaaacatttttttagttAATCTCCCACCTCCAGAAATGGACACCCACTATCCCCAAAACAGATGCAAGGAAATCACGGAGTAGCAAACGTTATACTAAATGGCATTCATCTGCGTCTCCCGCTCTTTCTAGTGTATTCGCACAATGTGAAAAGGGCGTGGCACACAGACCCACCGCGCAAGGCGCATTTACTGCCTGCAGCCAGAGCTGCGGGAGCAGCGCACTTACCGAGGACTCGCTGTCCCTAATGAGGAAGTCGCCCTCCACGCCCCGCTCGTTGAGGGCGCACTCGGCCTGGTGCCGCGTCACGTTCCCGTAGTACCACTCTCTTCCCGCGAAGCGCCCGCTGGACGAGGGCCCGGTGTAGCTTATCTGTGGGGCGTGCGCAGGGTGCAGGGCAGGCCCATCACTGAGGACCACCACGTAGTTTTTGGGGACAAGGCCCACCTGGCCCCGGGcatttttgcatttccaccacTCGGGATCGTTCTCGGGCTTCTCAATCACCTCCATGGTCTCCCCCTTCTCGAAGTTGAGCTCCTCCTCGGTGACTGAGCTGAAGGGGTACAGCGTCTGGACCACATGCAGCACGCGGGAGCCCTGGCCATTGCTCAGCGAGGCGCCCTTGCGCAGGCTCAGGAAGCTTGGGGACTCCGCAGCCGCCTCATCCACCTCCTCCAAGACGTAGTTGGAGGGGAACCAGCCGATCTGCCCGTTGTAGCTGCCCCGCCACCAACCATCGCTGCACTTCTCCATGACAGTGACGCGCGACCCCTTCACCAGGGACAACTCATCCTCCCGCTCCGCCACATAGGCGAACTTGACGAAGGCCGGGATGTTGAGGTCGTAGATGCGGTCGGCGCCGCTGCCATTGGCGGGGTATTCGGCGTCCGTGCTGGGCGTGGGGGACGCGTCCCGCGCGCTGGTCTTCCTGCGCGTCTTGCCGAGGCCTGTGGAAACATAGCAAGGCTCAGTGGCGCGGGGCACTTGGGCACCACCCCACTCCCTAGCCTACTGGGATGTCTACGCAGTTTCTCTGGCGGTTAAATACAAGGGGACACATGGACAGTGC
This Nomascus leucogenys isolate Asia chromosome 14, Asia_NLE_v1, whole genome shotgun sequence DNA region includes the following protein-coding sequences:
- the NCK2 gene encoding cytoplasmic protein NCK2; this translates as MTEEVIVIAKWDYTAQQDQELDIKKNERLWLLDDSKTWWRVRNAANRTGYVPSNYVERKNSLKKGSLVKNLKDTLGLGKTRRKTSARDASPTPSTDAEYPANGSGADRIYDLNIPAFVKFAYVAEREDELSLVKGSRVTVMEKCSDGWWRGSYNGQIGWFPSNYVLEEVDEAAAESPSFLSLRKGASLSNGQGSRVLHVVQTLYPFSSVTEEELNFEKGETMEVIEKPENDPEWWKCKNARGQVGLVPKNYVVVLSDGPALHPAHAPQISYTGPSSSGRFAGREWYYGNVTRHQAECALNERGVEGDFLIRDSESSPSDFSVSLKASGKNKHFKVQLVDNVYCIGQRRFHTMDELVEHYKKAPIFTSEHGEKLYLVRALQ